The Kiritimatiellia bacterium genome has a window encoding:
- a CDS encoding zinc ribbon domain-containing protein yields the protein MFCTQCGQQLNDGARFCTACGAAVAALAGRGAAAAPEPPPAEAKPQSPDRMPVRTEAEFRTFYQNSILPALKEVEKLRLECRRRIVAVRWITCAFIVLVLAIAVGLSSL from the coding sequence ATGTTCTGCACGCAATGCGGGCAACAACTGAATGACGGGGCGCGATTCTGCACCGCGTGCGGCGCCGCCGTGGCGGCCCTCGCGGGGAGGGGGGCCGCCGCGGCGCCGGAGCCGCCGCCCGCGGAAGCGAAACCGCAGAGCCCCGACCGGATGCCCGTTCGGACGGAGGCCGAGTTTAGAACCTTCTATCAGAATTCCATTCTCCCCGCGCTGAAGGAAGTCGAGAAGCTGCGGCTGGAATGCCGCCGCCGCATCGTCGCGGTCCGCTGGATCACCTGTGCCTTCATTGTGCTGGTCCTGGCGATAGCCGTGGGATTGAGCAGCCTATGA
- a CDS encoding discoidin domain-containing protein — protein MKTIGMAGAVLLSAVMIAGAAEWVTEGTFSASSTYGPNTRGNVFDGGHWCGAKNWQDWIQLDFTEPVEVAAISIGMAGTDITTQDALITIKLQGEDGAWVVVDELKDTNVNYEELSFEKRGNSVPTYRKDFDPVVAKSFRLELVGHGWFRAEDIRIWRAGAEVSVEAPATEEAEPGAEELSEDTERMPE, from the coding sequence ATGAAGACGATCGGCATGGCGGGGGCGGTGTTGTTGAGCGCGGTCATGATCGCGGGCGCGGCGGAGTGGGTGACGGAAGGAACGTTCAGCGCCAGTTCCACCTACGGGCCGAACACGCGCGGGAACGTGTTCGACGGCGGGCACTGGTGCGGCGCCAAGAACTGGCAGGACTGGATCCAGCTGGACTTTACCGAGCCCGTCGAGGTGGCGGCCATCAGCATCGGCATGGCCGGCACGGACATCACGACCCAGGACGCCCTCATCACGATCAAGCTGCAGGGCGAGGACGGCGCGTGGGTCGTCGTGGATGAACTCAAGGATACGAACGTCAACTATGAGGAGCTGTCCTTCGAAAAGCGCGGGAATTCCGTGCCCACCTATCGCAAGGACTTCGATCCCGTAGTGGCCAAGAGCTTCCGGCTGGAGCTGGTCGGCCACGGCTGGTTCCGGGCCGAGGATATCCGGATCTGGCGCGCCGGGGCGGAGGTATCTGTCGAGGCGCCCGCGACAGAGGAAGCCGAGCCCGGCGCAGAGGAACTCTCCGAAGACACCGAACGGATGCCGGAGTAG
- a CDS encoding sel1 repeat family protein, with protein MIISAAFLTVSGVARAGPDWASMQQEMNALEKQSAWLGKVALLERAGELANQGNLVARVALCGAYLDEDSPFHDPRVGAVLARDVARELQEWADQGDPEAQCYLADFYDEGWGVAQDEERAVDLMRRAADAGLAKAQVDLCRRYLYGEGVEEDPDEAERYLDLVLSSLDPEACFAVAFAYGDPYLSIRVKDKQKALHAYEMAAQYGHAFSASILEDLYRKGEQVPQDTAKADSWRRKAAELGWSGAAYELAEEAVEQENFELAVRWFKVAAENGWALACEKLAEIYEAGQGIEADPFEAGQWREKAETLRRVEALEREPEKDRVSEEPIESDAEPEPPSLEDKGFPAMPD; from the coding sequence ATGATCATTTCCGCCGCCTTCCTGACGGTCTCTGGCGTTGCCCGCGCCGGGCCGGATTGGGCCTCGATGCAGCAGGAGATGAACGCCCTGGAGAAACAGAGTGCCTGGCTCGGCAAGGTGGCCCTGTTGGAGCGCGCGGGAGAGTTGGCCAACCAGGGCAACCTGGTTGCGCGCGTCGCGCTGTGCGGGGCGTACCTGGACGAGGACAGCCCCTTCCATGATCCGAGGGTCGGCGCGGTGCTGGCGCGCGACGTGGCGCGGGAACTGCAGGAGTGGGCGGACCAGGGCGACCCGGAAGCGCAGTGCTACCTGGCGGATTTCTACGACGAGGGCTGGGGTGTGGCGCAGGACGAAGAGCGGGCTGTCGACCTGATGCGCCGGGCGGCGGATGCCGGGCTGGCCAAGGCCCAGGTGGACTTGTGCAGGCGCTACCTGTACGGCGAGGGAGTAGAGGAGGATCCCGACGAGGCGGAGCGGTACCTGGACCTGGTCTTGAGTTCGCTTGATCCTGAAGCCTGCTTCGCCGTGGCTTTCGCCTACGGCGATCCGTATCTTTCGATCCGGGTCAAGGACAAGCAAAAGGCCCTTCATGCCTACGAGATGGCCGCGCAGTATGGACACGCGTTTTCCGCGTCCATCCTGGAAGATCTCTATCGAAAAGGAGAACAGGTCCCCCAGGACACCGCAAAGGCGGATTCCTGGCGCCGCAAGGCCGCCGAGCTGGGTTGGTCCGGCGCGGCCTACGAGTTGGCCGAGGAAGCCGTGGAGCAGGAGAACTTCGAGCTGGCCGTCCGATGGTTCAAGGTGGCGGCCGAAAACGGCTGGGCCCTCGCTTGCGAAAAGCTGGCTGAAATCTACGAGGCCGGCCAGGGCATCGAGGCCGACCCCTTCGAGGCCGGCCAGTGGCGCGAGAAGGCCGAGACCCTGCGGCGGGTCGAGGCCCTGGAGCGCGAGCCGGAGAAGGATCGCGTCTCCGAAGAACCCATCGAATCCGATGCGGAGCCGGAGCCTCCGTCCCTGGAGGACAAGGGCTTTCCAGCGATGCCCGATTGA
- a CDS encoding zinc-ribbon domain-containing protein, translating into MFCPQCGGSVKDGAKFCEACGAPMAAAPPPPAPAPPAAVRPSPAPAMSDPFDTSASSVRSAASHNSQALMVPAVIIVLVVVAGLALWIRHKRKEPGPAAPVEVEQAASPVEEPVPYEPPPVSDEPVSPSGSIPYEPMPD; encoded by the coding sequence ATGTTCTGCCCGCAATGCGGAGGCTCGGTAAAGGACGGTGCAAAATTCTGCGAGGCGTGCGGCGCGCCCATGGCGGCAGCGCCGCCGCCGCCCGCGCCGGCGCCCCCGGCGGCGGTCCGGCCCTCCCCGGCGCCGGCCATGTCGGATCCGTTCGACACCTCGGCCTCGTCGGTGCGCAGCGCCGCTTCGCATAACAGCCAGGCCCTCATGGTGCCGGCGGTTATCATCGTGCTCGTGGTCGTCGCCGGCCTGGCGCTCTGGATCAGGCACAAGCGGAAGGAGCCCGGTCCCGCGGCCCCGGTCGAGGTGGAGCAGGCGGCCTCGCCCGTCGAAGAACCGGTTCCGTACGAGCCTCCGCCCGTGAGCGACGAGCCGGTTTCGCCATCGGGCAGCATCCCGTATGAACCGATGCCGGATTGA
- a CDS encoding DUF3137 domain-containing protein — protein sequence MNASARQPKTRGTKVKHAVIGIAITLGIILLFMVSVDPGILQKPVSLLMAFGALVVATAVLNFFLALGRWKHRAFVKYHDQYKKTVIEALIRFIEPSLKYEADSRLSKKLYERSGLYPRPYGRYEGDDLISGKIGKTPFSFSELHTQYATEGKDIFGNPKDIWHTIFYGLFFVCEFNKMFKGRTYVFPDKLEKSLGDLGAALQREKTAFGELVKLEDPEFERLFAVYGTDQVVARYVLSTSLMARLTAFQKKAGRELRLSFVDSDLYVAIHYGHNLFQPPLNRSAISYDDIRGYFEALQLVLGIVDDLNLNTRIWGARAVEHLKAKSGSDANEE from the coding sequence ATGAACGCATCAGCCCGGCAGCCCAAAACGAGGGGGACGAAGGTCAAGCACGCGGTCATTGGCATAGCCATCACGCTGGGCATCATCTTGCTCTTCATGGTTTCCGTTGATCCGGGGATACTCCAGAAGCCGGTTTCACTCCTGATGGCCTTCGGCGCCCTGGTCGTGGCTACCGCCGTTTTGAATTTCTTCCTGGCCCTTGGCCGCTGGAAGCACAGAGCCTTCGTGAAGTACCACGACCAGTACAAGAAGACGGTCATCGAGGCCCTCATCCGGTTCATCGAGCCCAGCCTGAAGTACGAGGCCGACTCCCGCCTTTCGAAGAAGCTGTACGAACGAAGCGGGCTTTATCCGAGGCCGTATGGCCGCTATGAAGGCGACGACTTGATTTCCGGGAAGATCGGGAAGACGCCGTTCTCCTTTTCCGAGCTGCATACCCAGTACGCCACGGAGGGAAAAGACATTTTCGGCAATCCCAAGGACATCTGGCACACCATCTTTTACGGCCTGTTTTTTGTGTGCGAATTCAACAAGATGTTCAAGGGCCGGACCTACGTATTCCCGGACAAGCTGGAGAAGAGCCTCGGCGACCTCGGCGCGGCGTTGCAGAGGGAAAAGACGGCGTTCGGCGAACTGGTCAAGCTGGAGGACCCGGAGTTCGAGCGGCTGTTTGCCGTGTACGGGACGGACCAGGTTGTGGCCCGCTACGTCCTCTCCACGAGCCTGATGGCGCGGCTGACGGCGTTTCAGAAGAAGGCCGGGCGGGAACTCCGGCTTTCGTTCGTGGACTCCGACCTCTACGTCGCCATCCATTACGGGCACAACCTGTTCCAGCCCCCGCTTAACCGGTCGGCGATCAGTTACGACGACATCCGCGGCTACTTTGAGGCCCTGCAGCTCGTGCTGGGCATCGTGGACGACCTGAACCTCAACACGCGGATCTGGGGGGCGCGCGCGGTGGAGCACTTGAAGGCCAAAAGCGGCTCGGACGCCAACGAAGAATAA